The Herpetosiphonaceae bacterium genome has a segment encoding these proteins:
- a CDS encoding [LysW]-aminoadipate kinase: MPTMYVIKVGGSLGDELVNVCNDIQMLVERGESVVVLHGGSVEANRLSQQMGIPSQYLTWPDGRRSRYTDPATLNILTMAIAGRVKPLLTAQLVQRGVRAVGLTGIDGALVTARKTLPARVIIGDRLCVVRDDLTGRVTEINTELLHLLLKSGYVPVISPPVIDPKVGPLNIDGDRLASELAIALRATHLLILSNVPGLLRDPADPASLITRLREQDFAQYLGCAQGRMRVKLIAAQDALKGGVCRVILGDGRLTSPIQAALDGQGTTLEATFIREEMLP; the protein is encoded by the coding sequence ATGCCGACAATGTACGTGATCAAGGTGGGCGGCTCCTTGGGAGACGAGTTGGTTAACGTGTGCAACGACATTCAGATGCTCGTGGAACGAGGCGAGTCAGTCGTCGTGTTGCATGGCGGCTCGGTAGAAGCCAACCGGCTGAGCCAGCAGATGGGAATCCCGTCGCAATACCTGACATGGCCCGACGGCAGGCGTAGCCGATACACCGATCCCGCCACCCTCAATATTTTGACGATGGCAATCGCCGGACGGGTCAAGCCACTCCTGACGGCACAGCTTGTCCAGCGCGGCGTGCGGGCGGTTGGGCTGACCGGTATCGATGGCGCGCTGGTGACGGCCAGGAAGACGCTGCCCGCGAGAGTGATCATTGGCGATCGACTGTGTGTTGTGCGCGACGATCTGACCGGTCGGGTGACGGAGATCAATACGGAGCTTCTCCACCTGCTGCTCAAGTCGGGGTATGTGCCAGTCATCTCGCCGCCGGTGATCGATCCGAAGGTCGGCCCGCTGAACATCGATGGCGATCGGCTAGCCTCGGAGCTAGCGATTGCGCTACGGGCGACGCATCTGCTCATTCTGTCGAACGTACCCGGCTTACTGCGCGATCCTGCCGATCCGGCGAGTCTGATCACACGGCTGCGCGAGCAGGATTTTGCCCAGTATCTTGGGTGTGCGCAGGGGCGAATGCGGGTCAAACTGATCGCAGCCCAGGATGCGCTCAAAGGCGGCGTGTGCCGTGTCATCCTGGGCGACGGACGGCTTACGTCGCCGATCCAGGCCGCGCTTGACGGGCAGGGAACGACGCTTGAGGCTACGTTTATCCGAGAGGAGATGCTGCCATGA
- the lysW gene encoding lysine biosynthesis protein LysW produces MSTCPECDGEVTVASDALAGEIVVCPDCQAELEIIALGPVELALAPEVEEDWGE; encoded by the coding sequence ATGAGCACGTGCCCTGAGTGTGATGGAGAGGTTACGGTTGCGAGCGATGCGCTCGCGGGTGAGATCGTCGTCTGCCCCGATTGCCAGGCTGAGCTGGAGATCATCGCCCTTGGTCCGGTCGAGCTGGCGCTGGCTCCCGAAGTTGAGGAGGATTGGGGAGAATAG
- the lysX gene encoding lysine biosynthesis protein LysX, whose protein sequence is MSRPNDAPLAVIASRIRMEEKLIFAALARHGIPYDQLDERSLVMALEDTAVPYAAVINRSISNTRSLYATRLFEARGIPVVNRSQVIETCGDKILTSLALLQAGVPTPRTTVALTPEAALTAIDHFGYPAVLKPVTGSWGRLLAKVNDREAAEAILEHKEMLGSPAHSVIYIQEYIAKPGRDIRVNVIGDRVVNAIYRCSEHWITNTARGAVAQPCELTPDLVELSLRAAQAVGGGVLAVDLLERPDGSLIVTEINHTMEFYRTVTATGVDVAEALVAYVRQVARL, encoded by the coding sequence ATGAGCAGGCCGAACGATGCACCGCTAGCGGTTATCGCCTCGCGGATTCGTATGGAGGAAAAGCTGATCTTCGCGGCGTTAGCGCGGCATGGCATTCCCTACGATCAGCTTGACGAGCGTAGTCTGGTGATGGCGCTTGAAGATACCGCTGTCCCCTACGCAGCGGTAATTAATCGCAGCATCTCCAACACCCGCAGCTTATACGCCACACGGCTCTTTGAAGCGCGGGGCATTCCAGTTGTTAATCGCAGCCAGGTCATCGAAACGTGCGGCGATAAAATCCTCACGAGTCTTGCCCTGCTTCAGGCGGGTGTTCCGACGCCGCGCACCACGGTTGCGCTGACACCGGAGGCGGCGCTGACCGCCATCGACCACTTTGGGTATCCAGCGGTCCTCAAGCCGGTCACAGGCTCCTGGGGGCGGCTGCTGGCGAAAGTCAACGATCGCGAGGCTGCCGAGGCGATCTTAGAACATAAAGAGATGCTCGGCTCGCCTGCGCATTCGGTCATCTACATTCAGGAGTATATCGCCAAGCCGGGCCGCGATATTCGGGTCAACGTGATCGGCGATCGTGTGGTCAACGCGATCTATCGCTGCTCGGAGCATTGGATCACCAACACGGCGCGGGGAGCGGTTGCCCAGCCCTGCGAGCTGACGCCCGATCTGGTCGAGCTTTCGCTCAGAGCGGCCCAGGCAGTTGGCGGCGGCGTGCTCGCGGTCGATCTGTTGGAGCGCCCGGACGGCTCGCTGATCGTGACGGAGATCAACCATACCATGGAGTTTTATCGTACGGTCACGGCTACCGGCGTTGATGTTGCCGAGGCGCTGGTCGCGTACGTTCGGCAGGTGGCGCGTCTATGA
- the argC gene encoding N-acetyl-gamma-glutamyl-phosphate reductase, producing the protein MNVSVIGGSGYIGGELVRLLLQHPRLKLAQVTSTRFAGRPLHAAHPNLRGQTSLTFVRDEEVTGADVIFLALPHGVAMQTIGRWAELAPTIIDLSADFRLRNPADYNTYYHEQHPAPEWLARFVYGAPEVNRAQIREARYIAVPGCIANSALLALYPLSREGLLHGDVFVDGRMGSSGAGNEPSLSSHHPERSGAIRVFKAADHRHTAEIRQVCQASVHMTATAIEAVRGVQAVCQVMLPEPIGEKEVWSIYRRHYGDEPFIRLVKQRSGVYRLPDPKILSGTNFCDIGFELSADGRRLILIAALDNLVKGGAGNAIQCLNILSGWDEQESLRFPGLHPI; encoded by the coding sequence ATGAACGTATCTGTGATCGGCGGCTCCGGCTATATCGGCGGCGAACTGGTCCGGTTGCTGCTCCAGCATCCCAGGCTGAAACTCGCGCAGGTGACATCGACTCGGTTCGCAGGCCGTCCGCTGCATGCCGCCCATCCCAATTTGCGCGGGCAGACAAGCCTGACCTTCGTGCGCGATGAGGAAGTGACCGGAGCGGATGTGATCTTTCTGGCGCTGCCGCATGGCGTGGCGATGCAGACGATCGGGCGCTGGGCCGAACTCGCGCCGACGATCATCGATCTCAGCGCCGATTTTCGGCTGCGGAATCCCGCCGACTACAACACCTACTATCACGAGCAGCATCCCGCCCCGGAGTGGCTGGCCCGCTTTGTCTATGGCGCGCCGGAGGTCAACCGCGCGCAGATCCGCGAGGCACGCTATATCGCCGTGCCGGGCTGTATCGCCAATAGCGCGCTGCTGGCACTCTACCCGCTCAGCCGGGAAGGCTTGCTGCACGGCGATGTTTTCGTCGATGGACGCATGGGATCGAGCGGCGCCGGCAACGAGCCCAGCCTGTCGAGCCATCACCCCGAACGGAGCGGCGCAATCCGGGTCTTTAAGGCGGCGGATCATCGTCATACCGCCGAGATTCGCCAGGTCTGCCAGGCATCGGTCCACATGACGGCCACGGCGATCGAGGCGGTACGTGGCGTTCAGGCGGTTTGCCAGGTGATGCTGCCGGAGCCGATCGGTGAAAAAGAGGTTTGGAGCATCTATCGACGGCACTACGGTGACGAGCCGTTCATCCGCCTGGTGAAGCAGCGCAGCGGCGTCTATCGCCTGCCCGATCCCAAAATTTTGAGCGGCACCAACTTCTGTGACATCGGGTTCGAGCTATCGGCGGATGGACGGCGACTGATCCTCATCGCCGCGCTCGATAATCTGGTCAAGGGCGGCGCTGGCAACGCGATTCAATGTCTCAATATCCTATCGGGCTGGGACGAGCAAGAAAGTCTGCGCTTTCCTGGCCTCCATCCGATCTAA